One stretch of Streptococcus australis DNA includes these proteins:
- a CDS encoding DUF2969 domain-containing protein encodes MSKKDKKIEIQLTDAKVTVGKDSYEGYVLTIGKKAIGEIAELDSQFAIIKNGNVDSFYKKLEKAVEILIENYNLTK; translated from the coding sequence ATGAGTAAAAAAGATAAGAAAATTGAAATTCAATTAACAGATGCAAAAGTGACTGTTGGAAAAGACAGTTATGAAGGTTACGTTTTGACGATCGGGAAAAAGGCTATCGGTGAAATTGCCGAATTAGATAGTCAATTTGCCATCATAAAGAATGGAAATGTCGATAGTTTTTATAAAAAACTTGAAAAAGCTGTGGAAATTTTGATTGAAAACTATAATTTGACAAAATAA
- the rpsA gene encoding 30S ribosomal protein S1, translating to MNEFEDLLNSVSQVEPGDVVSAEVLTVDATQANVAISGTGVEGVLTLRELTNDRDADINDFVKVGEVLDVLVLRQVVGKDTDTVTYLVSKKRLEARKAWDKLVGREEEVVTVKGTRAVKGGLSVEFEGVRGFIPASMLDTRFVRNTERFVGQEFDAKIKEVDPKENRFILSRREVVEAATAAARAEVFGKLAVGDVVTGKVARITSFGAFIDLGGVDGLVHLTELSHERNVSPKSVVTVGEEIEVKILDLNEEEGRVSLSLKATTPGPWDGVEQKLAKGDVVEGTVKRLTDFGAFVEVLPGIDGLVHVSQISHKRIENPKEALTVGQEVTVKVLDVNADAERVSLSIKALEERPAQEEGQKEEKRAARPRRPKRQEKRDFELPETQTGFSMADLFGDIEL from the coding sequence ATGAACGAATTTGAAGATTTGCTAAATAGCGTTAGCCAAGTTGAGCCTGGTGATGTTGTTAGTGCTGAAGTATTGACAGTTGATGCGACTCAAGCTAACGTTGCAATCTCTGGGACTGGTGTTGAAGGTGTCTTGACTCTTCGCGAATTGACAAACGATCGCGATGCAGATATCAATGACTTTGTGAAAGTAGGAGAAGTATTGGATGTTCTTGTACTTCGTCAAGTAGTTGGTAAAGATACTGATACAGTTACATACCTTGTATCTAAAAAACGCCTTGAAGCTCGCAAAGCATGGGACAAACTTGTAGGACGCGAAGAAGAAGTTGTTACTGTTAAAGGAACTCGTGCCGTTAAAGGTGGACTTTCAGTAGAATTTGAAGGTGTTCGTGGATTCATCCCAGCTTCAATGTTGGATACTCGTTTCGTACGTAACACTGAGCGTTTTGTAGGTCAAGAATTTGATGCTAAAATCAAAGAAGTTGATCCTAAAGAAAACCGCTTCATCCTTTCGCGTCGTGAAGTTGTTGAAGCAGCTACTGCAGCAGCTCGTGCTGAAGTGTTCGGTAAATTGGCTGTTGGTGATGTTGTAACTGGTAAAGTTGCTCGTATCACAAGCTTTGGTGCTTTCATCGACCTTGGTGGTGTTGACGGATTGGTTCACTTGACTGAATTGTCACACGAACGTAACGTTTCACCTAAATCAGTTGTAACTGTTGGTGAAGAAATCGAAGTGAAGATCCTTGATCTTAACGAAGAAGAAGGACGCGTATCACTTTCACTTAAAGCAACAACACCTGGACCATGGGATGGCGTTGAGCAAAAATTGGCTAAAGGTGATGTAGTAGAAGGAACAGTTAAACGTTTGACTGACTTTGGTGCATTTGTTGAAGTATTGCCAGGTATCGATGGACTTGTTCACGTATCTCAAATTTCACACAAACGTATTGAAAATCCAAAAGAAGCTCTTACTGTTGGTCAAGAAGTTACTGTTAAAGTCCTTGATGTTAACGCTGACGCAGAACGTGTATCACTTTCTATCAAAGCTCTTGAAGAACGTCCAGCTCAAGAAGAAGGACAAAAAGAAGAAAAACGTGCTGCTCGTCCACGTCGTCCAAAACGTCAAGAAAAACGTGATTTCGAACTTCCAGAAACACAAACTGGATTCTCAATGGCTGACTTGTTCGGTGATATCGAACTTTAA
- a CDS encoding GAF domain-containing protein, with the protein MLDSEKQSQYQLLNEELSYLLEGESNVLANLSNASALLKSRFPNTVFAGFYLFDGSELVLGPFQGGVSCIRIPLGKGVCGEAAEFQETVLVGDVSTYPNYIACDGHAKSEIVVPMLKNGRLVGVLDLDSSLIDDYNAIDRDYLEQFVAILLEKTEWDFTMFEEKA; encoded by the coding sequence ATGTTAGATTCAGAAAAACAATCACAATATCAATTGTTAAATGAGGAACTCTCTTATTTACTTGAAGGTGAGAGCAATGTTCTTGCCAATCTTTCGAATGCTAGTGCCCTTCTAAAATCTCGCTTTCCGAATACTGTATTTGCAGGTTTTTATCTGTTTGATGGAAGTGAGTTGGTTTTAGGTCCTTTTCAGGGTGGCGTTTCTTGCATTCGAATCCCGCTTGGAAAAGGCGTGTGTGGAGAAGCTGCTGAGTTTCAGGAGACTGTTTTAGTTGGCGATGTGAGCACCTATCCAAACTATATTGCTTGTGATGGTCATGCCAAGAGTGAAATCGTAGTTCCTATGCTTAAGAATGGAAGATTAGTCGGTGTATTAGATTTAGACTCTTCTCTGATTGATGATTACAATGCTATTGATCGTGATTACTTGGAACAATTTGTCGCTATTTTGCTTGAGAAGACAGAATGGGACTTTACGATGTTTGAGGAGAAAGCCTAA